In one window of Gopherus evgoodei ecotype Sinaloan lineage chromosome 9, rGopEvg1_v1.p, whole genome shotgun sequence DNA:
- the TRMT12 gene encoding tRNA wybutosine-synthesizing protein 2 homolog isoform X1, which produces MFSSLLGSCKMNAKDLNSSPISVLITESQFAQLFREYLERERVLDVCHRVQKLLDGTVALPVLGEKLTEQHLQELRESLPPEKTCTLTWVQNPIPSKAARVQSPAWKLCRELQHLVSASGGRWSDELEDDLPRSWQRHGDLILLSEDRFRAALWKELGPELWETVASALGARRIAKRGRISPDGVRSPTVTLLLGQDGWVEHVDNGIRYTFDVTRCMFSPGNITEKLRVASLPCAGEVLVDLYAGIGYFTVPYLIHAGAAFVHACEWNPHAVEALRKNLELNGVQDRCQIHQGDNRQLELRDVANRVNLGLLPSSEEGWPIACQLLRKGTGGILHIHQNVESFPAKAHLHSGHLEEQQLQQCPEQAVSNRQEDKMGHRSPKDADIMDSGRETQAAATRAEWQRWAETTGMRIRVLLQQLHGRPWRTNILHIEPVKSYAPHVYHIVLDLECRPLS; this is translated from the exons ATGTTTTCTTCTCTTCTAGGTTCTTGCAAGATGAATGCAAAGGATTTGAATTCTAGTCCCATCTCTGTACTTATTACTGAGTCACAGTTTGCCCAGCTGTTCAG GGAGtatttggagagagagagggttcTGGATGTCTGCCATCGTGTGCAAAAGCTGCTGGATGGCACAGTGGCATTGCCTGTGCTGGGAGAGAAACTCACTGAGCAGCACCTGCAGGAGCTGCGGGAGAGCCTGCCCCCTGAGAAGACATGCACACTGACGTGGGTTCAG AACCCCATTCCCTCCAAGGCAGCACGAGTCCAGTCGCCCGCCTGGAAGCTGTGCAGGGAGCTACAGCATTTAGTGTCAGCCTCTGGGGGCAGGTGGTCAGATGAGCTGGAGGATGATCTCCCTCGTTCCTGGCAGCGGCACGGAGACCTCATCCTGCTGAGCGAGGACAGATTCAGGGCTGCTTTGTGGAAGGAGCTGG GACCAGAACTCTGGGAAACAGTTGCTTCTGCTCTGGGCGCCCGACGCATAGCCAAACGAGGGCGAATATCGCCGGATGGAGTACGATCCCCGACAGTGACCCTATTGCTGGGGCAGGATGGCTGGGTGGAGCATGTGGACAATGGAATCAG ATATACATTCGATGTGACCAGGTGCATGTTCTCTCCTGGAAACATCACAGAAAAGCTGCGGGTGGCGTCGCTGCCATGTGCTGGGGAAGTGCTAGTGGATCTTTATGCAG GGATTGGCTATTTCACGGTACCGTACCTGATTCACGCCGGTGCTGCCTTTGTCCATGCCTGTGAGTGGAACCCCCATGCTGTGGAGGCCCTGAGAAAGAACCTGGAGCTGAATGGCGTGCAGGATCGGTGTCAGATCCACCAAGGGGATAACAGGCAG CTGGAGCTTCGAGACGTGGCCAACAGGGTGAAtctggggctgctccccagctcagaggAAGGCTGGCCTATCGCCTGCCAGCTTTTGCGGAAGGGCACAGGGGGCATTCTCCACATCCACCAGAATGTGGAGTCCTTCCCAGCAAAGGCTCATTTGCATAGTGGCCActtggaggagcagcagctgcagcaatgTCCAGAACAAGCTGTATCCAACAGGCAGGAGGACAAAATGGGCCACAGGAGCCCAAAAGATGCTGACATCATGGATTCTGGGAGGGAGACCCAGGCAGCTGCGACCAGAGCCGAGTGGCAGAGGTGGGCAGAGACCACGGGAATGCGTATCAGGGTTCTGCTTCAGCAGCTACATGGGAGGCCTTGGAGGACAAACATTCTGCACATTGAGCCAGTGAAATCGTATGCACCCCATGTGTATCACATAGTCCTGGATCTGGAGTGCCGCCCCCTCTCTTAA
- the TRMT12 gene encoding tRNA wybutosine-synthesizing protein 2 homolog isoform X2, whose amino-acid sequence MNAKDLNSSPISVLITESQFAQLFREYLERERVLDVCHRVQKLLDGTVALPVLGEKLTEQHLQELRESLPPEKTCTLTWVQNPIPSKAARVQSPAWKLCRELQHLVSASGGRWSDELEDDLPRSWQRHGDLILLSEDRFRAALWKELGPELWETVASALGARRIAKRGRISPDGVRSPTVTLLLGQDGWVEHVDNGIRYTFDVTRCMFSPGNITEKLRVASLPCAGEVLVDLYAGIGYFTVPYLIHAGAAFVHACEWNPHAVEALRKNLELNGVQDRCQIHQGDNRQLELRDVANRVNLGLLPSSEEGWPIACQLLRKGTGGILHIHQNVESFPAKAHLHSGHLEEQQLQQCPEQAVSNRQEDKMGHRSPKDADIMDSGRETQAAATRAEWQRWAETTGMRIRVLLQQLHGRPWRTNILHIEPVKSYAPHVYHIVLDLECRPLS is encoded by the exons ATGAATGCAAAGGATTTGAATTCTAGTCCCATCTCTGTACTTATTACTGAGTCACAGTTTGCCCAGCTGTTCAG GGAGtatttggagagagagagggttcTGGATGTCTGCCATCGTGTGCAAAAGCTGCTGGATGGCACAGTGGCATTGCCTGTGCTGGGAGAGAAACTCACTGAGCAGCACCTGCAGGAGCTGCGGGAGAGCCTGCCCCCTGAGAAGACATGCACACTGACGTGGGTTCAG AACCCCATTCCCTCCAAGGCAGCACGAGTCCAGTCGCCCGCCTGGAAGCTGTGCAGGGAGCTACAGCATTTAGTGTCAGCCTCTGGGGGCAGGTGGTCAGATGAGCTGGAGGATGATCTCCCTCGTTCCTGGCAGCGGCACGGAGACCTCATCCTGCTGAGCGAGGACAGATTCAGGGCTGCTTTGTGGAAGGAGCTGG GACCAGAACTCTGGGAAACAGTTGCTTCTGCTCTGGGCGCCCGACGCATAGCCAAACGAGGGCGAATATCGCCGGATGGAGTACGATCCCCGACAGTGACCCTATTGCTGGGGCAGGATGGCTGGGTGGAGCATGTGGACAATGGAATCAG ATATACATTCGATGTGACCAGGTGCATGTTCTCTCCTGGAAACATCACAGAAAAGCTGCGGGTGGCGTCGCTGCCATGTGCTGGGGAAGTGCTAGTGGATCTTTATGCAG GGATTGGCTATTTCACGGTACCGTACCTGATTCACGCCGGTGCTGCCTTTGTCCATGCCTGTGAGTGGAACCCCCATGCTGTGGAGGCCCTGAGAAAGAACCTGGAGCTGAATGGCGTGCAGGATCGGTGTCAGATCCACCAAGGGGATAACAGGCAG CTGGAGCTTCGAGACGTGGCCAACAGGGTGAAtctggggctgctccccagctcagaggAAGGCTGGCCTATCGCCTGCCAGCTTTTGCGGAAGGGCACAGGGGGCATTCTCCACATCCACCAGAATGTGGAGTCCTTCCCAGCAAAGGCTCATTTGCATAGTGGCCActtggaggagcagcagctgcagcaatgTCCAGAACAAGCTGTATCCAACAGGCAGGAGGACAAAATGGGCCACAGGAGCCCAAAAGATGCTGACATCATGGATTCTGGGAGGGAGACCCAGGCAGCTGCGACCAGAGCCGAGTGGCAGAGGTGGGCAGAGACCACGGGAATGCGTATCAGGGTTCTGCTTCAGCAGCTACATGGGAGGCCTTGGAGGACAAACATTCTGCACATTGAGCCAGTGAAATCGTATGCACCCCATGTGTATCACATAGTCCTGGATCTGGAGTGCCGCCCCCTCTCTTAA